The Mucilaginibacter terrae region TTGATGAAGGTGCCTATGCTGCCCCGCTTCTCGGTTGATGGTGTACCGTTTTGGCAGGTGCGTAATGTGTTTTTTTACGATATACCTTTAGAACAAATTGAGGAAATTCGATTCAGGAAATTTAACCTTGCAGGAGCGCCAACTATTGCTCAGGATGAAATGCGGTTTAGGCGGGGCGAAAACTTTTGGATACAATTGAAACTTAAACCACATGCGCTGGATAACATAAACCTGCACACTGCGCATTTGGAAGTTGAAGGCTATGATGAAGCCCGTGCATTTTATAAACCTACGTATGATAATATAAATGCCACTAAACAAGCGGATGTGCGCACCACCTTACACTGGGAACCCATTATTACAACCAATATTAACGGAGAGGCTACAGTAATTTTTTATAACAAAGCAAATTGGGGCAATGTGCGTGTAGTGGTTGAAGGAATAACCAATACTGGTACACCTTTAACGGGCTTATTAGAATATAGTGTTAAGCAATAGCCTGCCAATAAATATACAACTCAAAATATGTGGACTACACCCAAAAAAAACATCGCGGCTTTTACCTGTAATGCGCGGCTCTGTCCCGGTGGTAGCTGTGCCTATGCGCATTATTTTTAGGTAAAACCCGCGATGCGGAAATGTCTTATATATACCTCGGTATATTAAAAATCAAACTTTACGAAAGTCCTCAAACCCAGCTTTGGTGCATTAGGGTTATCTAAATAGGTAAATCGGCGAACCAGATCGAACCTTAACACTTTGAATATATTGCCTATACCTATACTGCCTTCGGCATACATACCATTGTTAAGCGTATAAGTAGTAGCCTGGCCTAAGCTGTTGGTTGGGAAACGCAGCAACGAGCGGTCGTTAGCCGGGTTGTTCTCAGCGCGAACAGCTCCCCATAAACCTTTAAAGTTTACCACCTCGCGCAGTTTTAAGCGGCGTAATAATGGAATTTTATTAAACAAAAACCCGTTAAAGTTATGGTCGATAGTAAAGGTGGCATAATGGTCGCTCACAAACTCCTGGAAGTTCATTAAGTTAAATGATTGGAACTGGAACGCATAGCTTTGATTGGCGCGGTGAATATCAAGCAACGGGAACGGCACTTTGCCAAACAGGTAACCACCCTCAATACTCACATCTGAGAAACCCAATTGCGAAGCATAAAAACGCTTGCTAACGTTACCTACCACATTTTGGTAATTATAATCGCCCCCTACCAGGCCTTTAAAGCCCTGGGTGTAGCGCAGAGTATATATTGGGTACTTATCAGGAATAGGTGTGCGGTATAGTTTGCCCTGGTAAAATTTCTCGTGCGGTGCAAAGCGCAACTGTAACGACATTTCGGTGGTATGAATAAGATTTACGTTATTCAATGCACCGTTTGGCAACAGGTTTTGAAACTGCAAAGCACCAGCCGGGCTTTGATTCCACTTTTTAAAGCCAACGGCATATGAGAAGTGGTTTAAGTACTCGTGTACGTAATCCAGCTTAAATATATCGTTGTATAACCACTGGTCGTTTGCGCCGCGTTTAAATGAAAGCAGGAAGTTGCTCTCCTGTACAAACTCCAGCTCCTGGCCGGGCACCTTGGTATCGTGCTGAAAGCTGGCGCGGATATAGTTTTGCGGGAATGAGTAGATAGACTTGTTGTTAAGCGAGTAGGTAGAGCTTAAAAAGTATTTAAATTTTTGGTCGCGGGTCCCGTAAGCACCGTAGGTTTCAAAATAATAGCGTTTGCTCAATGCGGTAGTGGTACGGCCGCCTAAACGTGCGCGGAAGCCCTCAACCGGGTTAAAGCTGTAAAAGGTATTTACCGGGCCCATCTCAAACGGACCAAAGTTTTTGTAACCGGCCAGTACCAGCGTGGCAATATCCATAGTGCGTTTAAACGATGGTATGGTTTGCAGGCTGTCTACATTTTTATAAAGGTCGGCAGCGGCTTTGTCCAGTGTATCAGGGCGGCTTTCGGTCCAGTAAGCATCGGTTTGCTCGTCATACTTTTTGGCGTAAACCTGTGCGGGGCCATCATAAGTTTCTTTAGGGCGAGGCGTGTTGATCTGAAAGTTGCGTATGGTAACCAAGCGTTCGCCAAATACACCGCCTCCTTTGTTTTTATTGAGGGCAAACTCAATTTTCAAATTACTTTGGCTCAGGTGGTAACGGTTATCGGGGTTTTTCTCAAACGACAAGCGGGCCTCCATTTGGCGCACAAAGTTAAGGTCGATGTTTTTATTAACCGTTAACACCGCATTTTGCACGGCATAGTTGCCATCCATAGTAATGTAAATACGGCCTTCAAACAGTTTGTTGATGGTGTTACGGGGAGTAAAGCTCAGCTCAATTAAATTGGGCTGCTGATCTTTAATGGTATCGGTAATGAAAAATTTATAATAGTTAGGAGAATTGTCTGATATGGGGCTCAACAACTGATTGCTCAGTAAAGATACGTTATTATCATAAATGTTAATGTCCTGGTACATGCGGTTAAAGTAGGTAGTGAGGCCCTGATTATCCACAAATGTTTCATCATATTTAACCTGTTTATTGGCTTCAACCACCTGCTTTTGCGCATAAGGAACTTTGCGGTAATAATTAGCCGAAAGTTTCTCTTCCATATATAGAGGCAGCAATGTTTTACCGCCAATAGCAGTTGAATCCTGCTCGCGGAACATAAACTGGTAATTTTTGAAGATCTTTTTGCTTTTAAACTTATCGCTCAGGTTGCTTAACGAAAAGGTCATGCGCTCGTATTGTTTGTACTCGGCATAATTATAATTGGTTACCTGGTTTTGTGCCTTATGAGCAATAACCTGCCTAATGAGTTCAACCGCAGGGTTGTTTTTGTTAGTGTATTTCTTTTTTTTACCGGCTTTTACCACTACATCGCTCAATTGCCTGGTATCGGCGTTTATGGCTATATTAATGGTTTGCTCTTTACCAGCTTCAATGTTACGGGTTATAGTACGGTAGCCAACGTAGTTAACTTTTATGTAGTCAAACTTGTCGTTTGTTTTAATGGTAAAACGGCCGTTGCCATCGGTTGGGGCACCTTGATTACTATCGCCAAAGGTTACCGTTACATATGGCAATGCTTCTTTGGTTTTGGCATCGGTAACTGTACCTTTAACAATGGTTTGTGCGTACAAAGCATTTAAAGAGGCGGTAAGTATAAAGAGCGTAAATATTATTTTGGTAAAGAGTTTCATGACCTTAAAGGTTGTTGAGTGTGATGTCACAAAGTTGGATTGCTAACAGGAACAGCATCTTAACATTTGCTAAAAAATGCTGTTGATATTTGTCAAGAGTGCCGTATTTTGGAAGCTTAACCGGCAGCCTGAACCCGATTTGTGAAATCGTTAGTGAACATGGTTTAAGTAAAATGTTCAGCAAATGTGCGTCGGCTTTTTGCAAGTTGCAACATTGTTAAGTGGGTATGACAATTGTATTATATATTCATTACAATTCGCTTACATTTGTGGTATAGTTTTAACACATGTTAACAATTATTGCCAATTTTAAAAT contains the following coding sequences:
- a CDS encoding DUF5686 and carboxypeptidase-like regulatory domain-containing protein, producing MKLFTKIIFTLFILTASLNALYAQTIVKGTVTDAKTKEALPYVTVTFGDSNQGAPTDGNGRFTIKTNDKFDYIKVNYVGYRTITRNIEAGKEQTINIAINADTRQLSDVVVKAGKKKKYTNKNNPAVELIRQVIAHKAQNQVTNYNYAEYKQYERMTFSLSNLSDKFKSKKIFKNYQFMFREQDSTAIGGKTLLPLYMEEKLSANYYRKVPYAQKQVVEANKQVKYDETFVDNQGLTTYFNRMYQDINIYDNNVSLLSNQLLSPISDNSPNYYKFFITDTIKDQQPNLIELSFTPRNTINKLFEGRIYITMDGNYAVQNAVLTVNKNIDLNFVRQMEARLSFEKNPDNRYHLSQSNLKIEFALNKNKGGGVFGERLVTIRNFQINTPRPKETYDGPAQVYAKKYDEQTDAYWTESRPDTLDKAAADLYKNVDSLQTIPSFKRTMDIATLVLAGYKNFGPFEMGPVNTFYSFNPVEGFRARLGGRTTTALSKRYYFETYGAYGTRDQKFKYFLSSTYSLNNKSIYSFPQNYIRASFQHDTKVPGQELEFVQESNFLLSFKRGANDQWLYNDIFKLDYVHEYLNHFSYAVGFKKWNQSPAGALQFQNLLPNGALNNVNLIHTTEMSLQLRFAPHEKFYQGKLYRTPIPDKYPIYTLRYTQGFKGLVGGDYNYQNVVGNVSKRFYASQLGFSDVSIEGGYLFGKVPFPLLDIHRANQSYAFQFQSFNLMNFQEFVSDHYATFTIDHNFNGFLFNKIPLLRRLKLREVVNFKGLWGAVRAENNPANDRSLLRFPTNSLGQATTYTLNNGMYAEGSIGIGNIFKVLRFDLVRRFTYLDNPNAPKLGLRTFVKFDF